From Camelus dromedarius isolate mCamDro1 chromosome 2, mCamDro1.pat, whole genome shotgun sequence, one genomic window encodes:
- the LOC105087799 gene encoding olfactory receptor 5AC1 yields MAEENKTLMTEFVLTRLSDLPGLQVPLFLVFLGIYLTTMMGNLGLIFLIWKDPHLHTPMYFFLGSLAFADACSSSSVTPKMLMNFLSKDHTISMVECIAQFYFFASSATTECFLLVVMAYDRYVAIWNPLLYPVVMSTRLCIQFIGVSYFICFLHSAIHVGLLFRLTFCRSNIIHYFYCEILQLFKISCTDPTVNILLVFIFSAFIQVFTFMTIMVSYTHVLFAILKKKSENGMSKAFSTCSAHLLSVSLFYGTLFFMYVRPGSAPSEDHDKMYSLFYTIIIPLLNPFIYSLRNKEVIGALRRIMKK; encoded by the coding sequence ATGGCAGAAGAAAACAAGACGCTGATGACTGAGTTTGTTCTCACACGACTTTCAGATCTTCCAGGGCTGCAGGTCCCACTGTTTCTGGTGTTCTTGGGCATCTACCTCACCACTATGATGGGCAACCTTGGACtgatttttctcatctggaaGGACCCCCACcttcacacccccatgtacttcttcctgggCAGTTTAGCCTTTGCAGATGCCTGTTCTTCATCCTCCGTGACCCCCAAGATGCTGATGAATTTTTTATCTAAGGATCACACAATATCCATGGTTGAATGCATcgctcaattttatttttttgcttccaGTGCAACTACAGAATGTTTCCTCCTGGTagtgatggcctatgaccgctatgtggccataTGGAACCCCTTGCTTTATCCAGTGGTGATGTCCACCAGACTCTGCATTCAGTTTATAGGTGTctcatatttcatttgttttctacatTCAGCAATTCATGTGGGTTTGTTATTTAGATTAACTTTCTGCAGGTCTaacataatacattatttttactgtgaaattttACAACTGTTCAAAATTTCTTGCACTGATCCTACAGTTAATATACTTCTGGTTTTCATCTTTTCAGCCTTTATACAAGTCTTCACTTTTATGACCATCATGGTCTCTTACACCCATGTCCTCTTTGCCATCCTGAAAAAGAAGTCTGAAAATGGTATGAGCAAAGCCTTCTCCACGTGCAGTGCCCACCTGCTCTCTGTTTCCTTGTTCTATGGCACTCTCTTCTTCATGTATGTGCGTCCTGGGTCTGCTCCCTCTGAAGATCATGAcaaaatgtattctttattttatacaataATAATTCCTCTACTAAATCCTTTTATTTATAGCCTGAGGAACAAAGAGGTTATAGGTGCCTTGAgaagaataatgaagaaataa
- the LOC116154830 gene encoding olfactory receptor 5AC1-like, translated as MMEANKTLVTEFVLTRLSDLPGLQVPLFLVFLGIYLTTMMGNLGLIFLIWKDPHLHTPMYFFLGSLAFADACSSSSVTPKMLMNFLSKDHTISMVECIAQFYCFASSATTECFLLVVMAYDRYVAIRKPLLYPVVMSTRLCTWLISVSYVIGFLHPVIHVGLLIRLTFCRSNIIHHFYCEILPLFTISCTHPSINALVVLISAIFIQAFTFMSIIVSYTRILFAILKKKFEKSRSKAFSTCGAHLLSVSLFYGTLFLTFVCPGCGADQYQNKMYSLFYTIIIPLLNPFIYSLRNKEVLGALRKMVKK; from the coding sequence ATGATGGAGGCAAACAAGACGCTGGTGACTGAGTTTGTTCTCACAAGACTTTCAGATCTTCCAGGACTGCAGGTCCCACTGTTTCTGGTGTTCTTGGGCATCTACCTCACCACTATGATGGGCAACCTTGGACtgatttttctcatctggaaGGACCCCCACcttcacacccccatgtacttcttcctgggCAGTTTAGCCTTTGCAGATGCCTGTTCTTCATCCTCCGTGACCCCCAAGATGCTGATGAATTTTTTATCTAAGGATCACACAATATCCATGGTTGAATGCATCGCtcaattttattgttttgcttcCAGTGCAACTACAGAATGTTTCCTCCTGGTagtgatggcctatgaccgctatgtggccataCGCAAGCCCTTGCTTTATCCAGTGGTGATGTCCACCAGACTCTGCACTTGGTTGATAAGTGTGTCGTATGTAATTGGTTTTCTTCATCCTGTGATTCATGTAGGATTGTTAATTAGATTAACTTTCTGCAGATCCAATATAATCCATCATTTCTACTGTGAAATCTTGCCACTTTTCACAATTTCATGCACTCACCCATCTATTAATGCACTGGTAGTTCTTATTTCTGCCATTTTTATACAAGCTTTTACTTTTATGTCCATTATAGTTTCTTACACTCGTATTCTCTTTGCCATTCtgaaaaagaagtttgaaaagagCAGGAGCAAAGCCTTTTCTACATGCGGTGCCCACCTGCTCTCTGTTTCCTTGTTCTACGGCACTCTCTTCCTCACTTTCGTGTGTCCTGGGTGTGGCGCAGATCAATATCAGAATAAAATGTATTCACTGTTCTACACAATTATAATTCCCCTGCTAAACCCTTTTATTTATAGCCTAAGGAACAAGGAAGTTTTAGGTGCACTTAGAAAAatggtaaagaaataa